In Rhizobium sp. BG4, the genomic stretch TGCCGCAGACAGCATCCGACAATCAGACCACTTCGGGCTGACCGGTCCCGGGCCGATCGGCACAGTCCGGCGCCCCTTCATAATCCGATTCAAGTCCATGCGGCGGAGATTCACATCTCCGCCGCATCGACTTGATGGAATTGATTATTGCAGCATGCCGGCGGCGATCTTGGCGACTTCGGCAAAGACTTCGTTGAGCTCGGAAACCGGCGCCGTCGCCTCGGCGATATAGGTGGCGACCAGGATCGGCGAGCCGCTTTCCTCCGGCCAGAGGACGGCGATATCGGCGGCCGAGCCGTTATTGCCCGTGCCGGTCTTGTCGCCGATCTTCCACTCCTCCGGCAGCCCAGCGCGCAGGCGGGCGGCGCCCGTGGTATTTGCCACCATCCAGTCGATCAGCTGCGTGCGCGAGGGCTCCGACAGAACCGAGCCGAGAGTGAGATTGCCGAGCGTATCCAGCATCGCATCCGGCGTCGTCGTGTCGCGCGGGTCGTCCTTCTTGCCTTCGTTGAGCGCGGTCTCGATGCGGTCGAGGCGGGTCGAGGTGTCGCCGATCGAGCGCAGCCATTTGGTCAGCTCTTCCGGGCCGCCGAGACTTTCGAGCAGCAGGTTGCCGGCGGTGTTGTCGCTGAGCGTAATCGCCGCCTTGCAGAGCTCGCCGACGGTCATGCCTTCGGCGCCGACATGCTTCTCGGTTTCCGGCGAATAGGTGACGATCTTGTCCTGATCGTAGGTGACGCGGCGTTCGAGATTTTCTTCGCCCTTATCAACCCGGGCGAGCACCATGCCGGAGGCCAGGACCTTGAAGGTGCTGAGCAGCGGGAAGCGCTCGGTCTCGCGATTGGAGAAGCTGACATTGGTGCCGGTGTCCATGACCGAGACGCCGAGGCGCCCGCCCGTGCGCTTTTCGAGTGCCGCCAGCTGCTGGTCGACATCATCGTCATCGGCCCGCGCTCCCGGCACCAGCATGACGGCAGGATAGAGAAGCGCAGAGCCAATCATCAGGCTCCGGCGGGTCAGGGCAATGGGCATGAAATCCTCCGGCAGAATCACCGGAGGACAGAATTAAGGAGCGATTGTGGCGCGATGTCGCCGCGCCAAAAAAGATATCAGGCTGCAGCCCTTGCGCGGCTGACCTCCACCGTCACATGCGACAATTCGCCGATCGCCTCAAGCTTCGCCTTATAGACCTCGGGCGCCTGTGGATCGGCGCTGACGAGGGCGACGATCGCCGCGTGGTGGCCGGGGCCGACCTGCCAGACATGCAGGTCGGTGATGCGGTCGCCGCCGGTTTCGATTGCCTGGCGGATTTCGCCGGGCAGATCCTCGTTCTCTTCCATCGCATCGAGCAGCACGCGGCCGGAGGATTTCATCAGGCCGTAGGACCACTGGGCGATGATGACGCCGCCGACGATGCCCATCAGCGGATCGAGCCACAGCCAGCCATAGACGCTGCCGAGCGCAAGCGCGGCAATAGCGAGCACCGAGGTCAACGCATCGGCGATGACGTGGATATAGGCGGCGCGCATGTTATTGTCGGCGCCGTGGCCGTGATTTCCGGGGGCGTGATGGGCGTGATCCCCGTGGTGGTGGTGGTGACCGTGATCGTGGCCGTGGCCACTAGCATGGCCGTGATGATGGCTCTCGCCGCGCAGCAGCCAGGCGCTGGCGAGATTGACGGCGAGACCGGCGACGGCAACGCCGATCGCCTGGGCAAAGCTGATCGGCACGGGATGGGTGATGCGCAGGAAGCTCTCCCAGGCCATCAGCAGCGCGATCAGCGCCAGGATGATGGCGCTGGCGAAACCGGCGAGATCGCCGAGCTTGCCGGTGCCGAAGGTGAAGCGTGGGTTATGGGCCTGCTTGCGGGCATAGAGATAGGCGCAGGCCGAGATCAGCAGCGCGCTTGCATGGGTGGACATGTGCCAGCCATCGGCGACCAGCGCCATGGAGCCGTAATAGGTCCCTGCCCCGATCTCGACGACCATCATCACCGCCGTCAGCGCGATCACCAGCCAGATGCGGCGTTCGTTGCGGTCGTGATCGGCGCCCAGGAAGACGTGATCATGTTCAAGCGTGTTCGCAGTCATTGCGCAGTCCTCAACTCGTCAGCGGATATAGGTCCGCAGCACTTCCGAAATCTCTTCCACGGCCTCCGCCCGCGCCTTCTCGTCGGCGGCGTGGAGGACGTGTTCATGCAGGTGATCGTCCAGCACCTCGCCGGTCAACCCGTTCAGCGCGCCGCGGATCGAGGCCAGCAGCTGCAGGATGTCGCCGCAGGGCCGCCCGGCATCCAGCGCGCGCTCGACGGCCTCGAGCTGGCCCTTGAGGCGGCTGATGCGGGCGATCAGCTTCTTTTTCTGGTGCTGGGTGTGGGACATGTCTGCTCTCGATTTAATATAGGGGGTACCCTATCATATGTATTCCCTTTCACGAAAGAGCCAAGCTGCCGCAGGTCCATCTTGAATTTATATAGGACTCCTATATATAGGCATCATGGAAACGCCATCTGACCCGACCCCGATCTCACACCGCATCAGCGAAGGCCTGGCGCGTCTGGCAGCCGCCATGCGCAGCGACGACTGGACGCGCGCCGAAGCGACCGGCCTGAAGCCGACGCAGCTTGCGATCCTCGATTACCTCGCCGGGCGCGACCGGCCGGTGCGCGTCAAGGAGATCGCCGTCCATCTCGGCGTCTCGCAGCCGACGGCGACGGATTCGATCGCAGCGCTGGAGCGCAAGGGCTATGCGGAAAAGGCAGCGGCAGCGGGCGACAAGCGCGCGGCGGCCGTGGTGGTGAGCGCTGCGGGACGCGCGATCCTGGCCGAGGCGAGTGCAGCCGAGGGATCGGCGGCAGCGGCGGCGCGGGCGCTTCCCGCCGGTGAACAGGAAGATTTGCTGATGTCGATCGTCAAGATGATCCGGCATCTCCAGGAGGCCGAGGCGATACCGGTGCAGCGCATGTGCGCCACCTGCCGCTATTTCCGCCCCTACCAGCACGATGACGCGGCAAAACCGCATCATTGCGACTTCGTGAATGCGGCCTTCGGCCAACGCGATTTCCGCGTCGATTGCCGCGAACATGAAACTGCCGATCCGGCAACCCGGGCTGCCACCTGGGACGCCTTTCAAAAGGGATAGGCAGGCTCTCCAGGCAAACAGGAACAGGAAAGGAACCGACCATGTTCAGGCCTATACTGACCGGCGCGCTGATCGCCGGCACGCTGGCGCTCGCGCCGAATTTCACTGCTGCCCATTCCGTCGAGGCCAAGCCGGACGACAAGGTGAAGGCGGCGTTCGACATCATCGAGACGCGGATCACCACGACCAGGGACAGCGCCACCTTCTCGACCCGCGTGCGCGGCGAGGCAGGTAGCGAAAAGCCCGCGGCGACAGGCAAATTCGAGGGATCCGGCGTCTATGCCTATGTCTGGCCGACCTCGCTCAACAGCGGCGATATCGGCTTCGAGAAGGACAAGGGGATCGTCGCGCTCGCCGTCACCTTCCATCCGGATTTCGACGATGCCGCCTATGGCAAGCAGAACCGCTCCGTCTGGCATCCGCATTGGGTGGTGCTGAACGAGGACAAGGCCTGCGCCGGCGGGCTGAAGGTCAGTGATATCCCCGAAGGCAGCAAGCCGAAGCTGCCTGCCACCTGGCCGGGCGTGCCGCTTCTGATCGACAGCCCGGAATATCCGACGGCGCTGAAGGGCGATACGGTCGACGTCACCATACCGCTGTCCTTGATCGGCGGCATCAAGGGCGCGTCCTATGATGGCGTGACGGCCGGGCTGAAGATCAACGGCAACCTGCACTCGCCGCTGCTTTGCGTCGACAATGTCTTCAAGGTGGCCTCGGGCAATCTCAGTCTTCCCGGCAAGGTCATGCCCGCCAAGTGAGGAAGGCGCCGGTCCGCCAACTGCCATCGGCGGACCGGCATGTTCCTCTCTCCAGGCAAATGGAAAAG encodes the following:
- the bla gene encoding class A beta-lactamase; this encodes MPIALTRRSLMIGSALLYPAVMLVPGARADDDDVDQQLAALEKRTGGRLGVSVMDTGTNVSFSNRETERFPLLSTFKVLASGMVLARVDKGEENLERRVTYDQDKIVTYSPETEKHVGAEGMTVGELCKAAITLSDNTAGNLLLESLGGPEELTKWLRSIGDTSTRLDRIETALNEGKKDDPRDTTTPDAMLDTLGNLTLGSVLSEPSRTQLIDWMVANTTGAARLRAGLPEEWKIGDKTGTGNNGSAADIAVLWPEESGSPILVATYIAEATAPVSELNEVFAEVAKIAAGMLQ
- the dmeF gene encoding CDF family Co(II)/Ni(II) efflux transporter DmeF, with amino-acid sequence MTANTLEHDHVFLGADHDRNERRIWLVIALTAVMMVVEIGAGTYYGSMALVADGWHMSTHASALLISACAYLYARKQAHNPRFTFGTGKLGDLAGFASAIILALIALLMAWESFLRITHPVPISFAQAIGVAVAGLAVNLASAWLLRGESHHHGHASGHGHDHGHHHHHGDHAHHAPGNHGHGADNNMRAAYIHVIADALTSVLAIAALALGSVYGWLWLDPLMGIVGGVIIAQWSYGLMKSSGRVLLDAMEENEDLPGEIRQAIETGGDRITDLHVWQVGPGHHAAIVALVSADPQAPEVYKAKLEAIGELSHVTVEVSRARAAA
- the dmeR gene encoding metal/formaldehyde-sensitive transcriptional repressor; translated protein: MSHTQHQKKKLIARISRLKGQLEAVERALDAGRPCGDILQLLASIRGALNGLTGEVLDDHLHEHVLHAADEKARAEAVEEISEVLRTYIR
- a CDS encoding helix-turn-helix domain-containing protein, which translates into the protein METPSDPTPISHRISEGLARLAAAMRSDDWTRAEATGLKPTQLAILDYLAGRDRPVRVKEIAVHLGVSQPTATDSIAALERKGYAEKAAAAGDKRAAAVVVSAAGRAILAEASAAEGSAAAAARALPAGEQEDLLMSIVKMIRHLQEAEAIPVQRMCATCRYFRPYQHDDAAKPHHCDFVNAAFGQRDFRVDCREHETADPATRAATWDAFQKG